The sequence below is a genomic window from Clostridium sp. BJN0001.
TATAGATGCATTTACCATCAAATACTCTTGTCTCTTCTTCTCCATCCTCACCTAATTCAGTTTTAAATACTGTTATAGATGTATTGGCTAAAAATCTTGGAAAAGGTAATTTCATTCCCATGTTATAACCCCCTACAAGTTAACCCTGTATCATTTAGATAATTTAATACCTCTTGTGAAGTAGTAACTCCATTAACTTTATTAGCTTTAAAACTTATGCTCGTACTTCCTGCACTAAATCCACTTAAAGGCATATCAATATAACTTCCATACCTCTCTACAAAATCAGCATGTACACATATAGCCTTTTTAACTTTATCCTTTTGAAATTCAGTAAGGTTATTAAATCCTATACCAACTATTCTGTTATAAGTGAGTGAATTAATTTGATCTGTTGCTTTTTCTAATTTACTATTTAACTTATCAGTTATTTCTCCTGAAAAACTGTTGTAATATTCTTCATCTACATAAGTCACAAAACCACCTACTTGTCATCTTCTTTATTCTCTGACTCAGTTGCTTTTATCTTTTCAATTATTCCTGCTTGACTAGATGCTTTACCAATATCTATATTATTTTTTTCAGCATATGAGATTAATTCTTCAACACTCATATCATCAAGAGTTTTATCTTTAATTTCTTCTTCAATTACTTGATAATTATGATTTTTAAACCATTCCTTAAGTTCTGGCTTATCTGTCGTACCTATTCCATTACAAAATGATACACTAGCACTTACACCAGTATAATTTTTATTAGGTGCTAATATCTTAGCCATTTGCTTCACCTTCACTTTCTATTACTAGTTTATTTACTGTTTCTAGTTTATCCTGTGATATAGTTCCAACTCTTATTGAATCTTTCTGCATTTCATAGCCAGTACGGCTTTTATCTAATTCATCAGGAGTAGGAGTGCCATGTTTGACACCCACATAATGACCATTAATGTATTTTTCTCCTGTTGAAACCTCTGTATAATCTTTATATTTCATAAGCTCACCTCAATTATTTTATTTTCAAGTTTCTAAATACTGCTGCTGCTTTTGATTTTTTAAGTGCTAATGCTGCAACCATTTCAACTTCACCTGTCTTAACTGCACCTGCTTTTGTATAATCAGGTAGCCATGTTTGTATTGGAGAAACTCCTGCCATAGAAACTCCATGTAACCCATCAAGTCCTAGTCTTGCAGCATAAATAGAAGTTGTTCCTGCTGTTCCATCAGTTTCAATTACATCATTGTTTAAACCACTCTTTGCTCCTAAATCAATTATTGGAATGTTTCCATACATTTCAACTTGCTGTCCCCAATTATCCTTTGTAACTTGGTACATTGATGCTCTTCTAGCACATGCTCTTATCTTGGCTGCCATTTTAGCATTAACCCCTACAAAATCAGGAGTACCATCTAATCCTGTTAAGAACTCATCAAACATATCTAAAAAAAGCATATAATTTTCTGTTATCTTAGCTGCTGTAGATAAGTCAATTACTGTTTTATCTGTGCCATTATTATATTCAGTACTTGAACCTGTTAATGCTTTATCAAGTCCATCAAATGCCTTTGCATCTGTAGCACTATCACCATTTATACAAGTATCATTAAATAATGCTTGTGCTGCTTTTATTTTCTGCTGTGACTGTAAAGTTACTTCATCAACTATACCACCCATATTTGCTATAACTCTATCAATCTGATAAGAGCCACCAAATACTTTAAGATCAACTGTATGTCTTTCTTTATTTACTTCTTGAGGTGTATATTCTTCATTTACAGATCTAAATTGAGCAGTTGGTTGTGTAGTTAATCTAGTATAACCATAAGTTAATGTTGCTCCACCACCTGTTGGTGATACTGCATCATCAAAAGTTAATCTGTCTAATAAAAAGTTATTCTTTCTGAATTCATCAATAACTCCTGCTGTAATATCGTCTTGTACGTTTTTCTGTGCCTCTGCTAATGTTATTGCCATAAAATATCATCTCCTATAAATATTATTGTTTGCTTAATTGTCCTTGCAATTTTGTCGCTATAGCATCATGCATACTCATTCTTTGATCAGGTGGTGTTGGATTTGGATTAGGATTCCCAAAATGAAAACCAGGGTTTGGCTTAGAATCATCCACTGGAGACTTATCCTCTTTAAATAAGAAAGCCTTATCCTTTTTTAATCCCTTAACCTGTTCATCTAATCCAGTGACCTTTCCATCTTCACCAAGAATCAACTTTGTTTTATCTATAAGTCCTGCAACTAAATTAGCATCTTGAGCTGTATCAGCAACGGCTAATTTAATGGCATTACTTATTTTCAAATCTTTAAGTTGTTCATCAAATGCTTTCGCATCATCTTTCTGTTTTTGAATAGCATTATCTAACTGAGTTTTTAGTTCTTCATTATCTCCTGCATTGTCCTTTGCTATTTGAAGATCTTTAGTAAGTGTTTTTATTTGTCCCTCTGCTGTCTTCTTAGCTTCATTAACTTCATCAAAACGTGTCTTTGGTATATACGTCTCTAACTCCTTTCCTGATGCATCAGCTATCTTTTTCGCATCTTCATCACTTAATCCTGTAATACTTAAAGCCTTTACTTGTTCTAAATTCATTTTCAATTCCTCCATTCATTTTTTACCTTGTATGCCAAGTTCAGAATTAAACCTTTTAATGCCATGCTCAGGGCATAATAAAAAGCCTTAGATTTCTCTAAGACTTTTTTTGCACATTCATAATTTTAAGTATAAAAATAGCACTTACCTTATTTGGGGCAAGTGCTTATTAATTATTATATATTTCATCATAAAGTTTCTGTAAAATCAATCCATCTTTATTCAGATATTCTTGGTCTTTTGTTAAACCTCTACAAACTATTTCATCATCTATTTCTTCTAGTAATTCATCAATAGAATTATAATTGCTTGCATTAATACCATATTTCAACAATTTTTCCTTTTGTTCTTCCGATATGTTCATTGCATTATTTACCTCCTCTTGGATTTGTTTGAATTAAAGTTCCTGTTTCTGGATTAATAGAAACAACGTTATTTTCACCAACATATTTAATACTTATTCCATTATCCTCTGTTCTTAATTCTTTTATTCTTATAGGATTTTTTAAAGTTTCTATAATATCAAGTATTTCAACACCACATCTTTTTTGCTCAACTGATCCAATTATTCTTTCAATAAAATGAATTGAATGGGCTTTAATTTCTATTCCACCACTTGTTTTTATACCTATTAATTTTTCTTTTATCAGTTTGTCTGTGTACTTATATAATTTATAATCGGCTAAAGATGTTAAGCTGCCATTGGTAATTCCTCTATAATAACCTTTCATCAGTCTAAATTCTTTATTGTTATTATACTTCAATTCTTGAAACTCTTGCAATGTATCTGGTAAATCTTTTCCCAAAACTTCTCTAAATTTATTATACATTTTTAAATCAGAATTATGATTAATTTCTTGAATACTTCTAACATCAATTTTTTCTCTTTCCTGATTTCTTCTTAATTCTTTGTGTGTATTAAGATGTGATCTTAATTTATCTTCTAGAACTTTTAATTTTCTTTGTTCATCTGCTCTGCTTTTTTCATCACAAGTGCCCTCAATAATTCGCTTTTGTATTCTTATTTGTCTTTCATATCTTCTTTGTATCTGCTCTGCATTATATGTTTCAATAGCTTTTTTACCATCAGGTATATTAGGAATAGTTGTAACTTTTTCAAAATAGGTATTTAATGAATGACGACAATTGGGGTGCAACAAACCCTTTTTAATGGCTTCACTCAATAAATGATATTTATCTTTATATTTTGCAATGTATTCTTTACTTGGATGTGAAAAAACATCATCTATTAATATCTTACCCTGCCATGGTTCACATAATGGGCATGTATTAGCATGAGCACTACATACTACAAGGTGTATATTCCATTCATCACGTTTACTCCCCTCTCCAAGTAACATAGTTCTATGATTTGCAGTTCTTAAACACATCTCTGAATAATTTACAATATTAACTCTCTTACCATCTTTATAACTAATACTATTAATTCCTTGCTTTAAGAAGTCTTTAGTTGCCATATCAATAGCTTGATTTAATGTCTTAGCACCTGCTTGCATATACATTTGACTTTTAAATATTGTCTGCCTGTATACATCATCCATTCTACGTAAAACTGAATACTGAGCTTTCTTTAAATCTTCTGTAACTACTTTCTGTAAAGTATTAATTTTCTTTTCATTGATACCAAAAAACGAATTATCTTCTGGCACAGGATTATGCATTACTTTTGCAATAGTAGCTTTTAATTCATCTATTTTATTTTTAGGTTTTATATCCTCTGGAAAATAAATAGAAGCTTTGTCTCCAATATGAAAGAACCTTTTTACTTTTCCTAAAAATCTATTAAACCTATTTAAACCACTTACTTTACTTGCCTTAAGCTGCTCATTAATACAATTTTGAATAGGCTTACTATAACTCTCAACTATCTTCTTATTTCTTTTTCTATATTCTTCTATACTACGTAATTTAGATCTTTGCCATTGTTCCCATTGGAATTTTTCTTTTTGTTCTTCCCTTTTGTGAAAATAAAAAGTTCTATGCATAGATGATATAAGGTCAAGTTCCATCTGCTCAAATATTTTTCTGATATCATAACTCTTCTTCGGCATTTTCATCACCTGAATTATCTAACTGATCATAGTCATCTATAACTTTTGGTTCATCAGCTTCAAGCATTCCATTCTGTTCTTTAATTCTTTGTATTTCATCTGCTTTTTGCTCATCAGTCCATGTATCTCCATACATTTCATTTATACACTGTTCAATTGACATAACACCATAACTCTTAGCTTGTCCTACTGTCTCAACAATATTATCAAATGAAGGAGACGCATATTCTCCAAACTCAATAGATGCTTCATAATCTCCTGCAGTCTTCTTAGTAGTTAAATCATTAACCTTTAATGATATTGCAACAAGTAAAGGAATAACATCTGTAAGTTTATCAACTATCTTCCCTCTTGTATAAAGAGTTGTCTTTTCTTTTTCTCTTTGGCTTTCAGCATTATCAGTTTTCTTAAGATCTATTCCTAATGTGGAAGGTGATATAATACCCTGTAAACACACATCAAGAGCACTAGCATAACTTTGAGTAAATGCATCATAGTTAATATCTGCCTGCTGTAAGCTTATCTCATTCTTTGCATTTTCATTCATATCATTTCCTGTAGCAATGAATCTATTGTCAAAGCTGTTTGGCTTAAGTATTTCTCCTGTTTCAGGATTACGTGGAAGAAGTGATTCTGGTATATATTTATTAACTCTCCCATCTCTTATAGCATCTATCCACTGACTTAATACTTCGTCTAATGCATCAAATGAATCTGACTTACTATCAAATATACTTTTACCCCTATCTTTAAACTTTGCTGATCTAAAGAATTTAATAGGCACAGCCATAATAAAATCACCATTAAAAGTTAAATTTTGAAGTTCTGCAACATCAGCTACTAAATTCATAGGCACTTTCTTACCATTTTCATCAAGTAAACTGTAATTTATATACCCTTTTCCATATGTTTCTTCAAGCTTGTATGTCTTATTATTTTCTAGGTATTCAGTATAAAATATTATCTCTTGAAGTCTGCCACGTTTATAATTATAAGATACTCTGTCACCACTAAAGAACTCAATTATTGGATAAGCTGTTATATCCGTATCCATACTTAATTTAAAAGCTCCATCACCAGTAACAAGTGTATCAACTACTGCTGTATTAAGTAAATCTGTAAAATCATTGTCCGTTGCTATTTCATCCCACATACCATTTAATACATCACTGCCTAAGTCTATATCATCAAGATCACTTACAACTATGTCAGCTAATGTATCACATATTATTGAAGGAAGCCCTGAATGTATCTTTCTTATATCTAAATTATCACTTGGTACTGCTGCCCAAAACCTTGACTTGCTTACAGCATCATTTG
It includes:
- a CDS encoding major capsid protein, whose amino-acid sequence is MAITLAEAQKNVQDDITAGVIDEFRKNNFLLDRLTFDDAVSPTGGGATLTYGYTRLTTQPTAQFRSVNEEYTPQEVNKERHTVDLKVFGGSYQIDRVIANMGGIVDEVTLQSQQKIKAAQALFNDTCINGDSATDAKAFDGLDKALTGSSTEYNNGTDKTVIDLSTAAKITENYMLFLDMFDEFLTGLDGTPDFVGVNAKMAAKIRACARRASMYQVTKDNWGQQVEMYGNIPIIDLGAKSGLNNDVIETDGTAGTTSIYAARLGLDGLHGVSMAGVSPIQTWLPDYTKAGAVKTGEVEMVAALALKKSKAAAVFRNLKIK
- a CDS encoding phage scaffolding protein translates to MNLEQVKALSITGLSDEDAKKIADASGKELETYIPKTRFDEVNEAKKTAEGQIKTLTKDLQIAKDNAGDNEELKTQLDNAIQKQKDDAKAFDEQLKDLKISNAIKLAVADTAQDANLVAGLIDKTKLILGEDGKVTGLDEQVKGLKKDKAFLFKEDKSPVDDSKPNPGFHFGNPNPNPTPPDQRMSMHDAIATKLQGQLSKQ
- a CDS encoding phage minor capsid protein produces the protein MPKKSYDIRKIFEQMELDLISSMHRTFYFHKREEQKEKFQWEQWQRSKLRSIEEYRKRNKKIVESYSKPIQNCINEQLKASKVSGLNRFNRFLGKVKRFFHIGDKASIYFPEDIKPKNKIDELKATIAKVMHNPVPEDNSFFGINEKKINTLQKVVTEDLKKAQYSVLRRMDDVYRQTIFKSQMYMQAGAKTLNQAIDMATKDFLKQGINSISYKDGKRVNIVNYSEMCLRTANHRTMLLGEGSKRDEWNIHLVVCSAHANTCPLCEPWQGKILIDDVFSHPSKEYIAKYKDKYHLLSEAIKKGLLHPNCRHSLNTYFEKVTTIPNIPDGKKAIETYNAEQIQRRYERQIRIQKRIIEGTCDEKSRADEQRKLKVLEDKLRSHLNTHKELRRNQEREKIDVRSIQEINHNSDLKMYNKFREVLGKDLPDTLQEFQELKYNNNKEFRLMKGYYRGITNGSLTSLADYKLYKYTDKLIKEKLIGIKTSGGIEIKAHSIHFIERIIGSVEQKRCGVEILDIIETLKNPIRIKELRTEDNGISIKYVGENNVVSINPETGTLIQTNPRGGK
- a CDS encoding capsid protein, with translation MLTKAAIKYLHVVPASNHSITIKESLTYECNVLRNRTWYRGDSSELDQFFKQTTNDAVSKSRFWAAVPSDNLDIRKIHSGLPSIICDTLADIVVSDLDDIDLGSDVLNGMWDEIATDNDFTDLLNTAVVDTLVTGDGAFKLSMDTDITAYPIIEFFSGDRVSYNYKRGRLQEIIFYTEYLENNKTYKLEETYGKGYINYSLLDENGKKVPMNLVADVAELQNLTFNGDFIMAVPIKFFRSAKFKDRGKSIFDSKSDSFDALDEVLSQWIDAIRDGRVNKYIPESLLPRNPETGEILKPNSFDNRFIATGNDMNENAKNEISLQQADINYDAFTQSYASALDVCLQGIISPSTLGIDLKKTDNAESQREKEKTTLYTRGKIVDKLTDVIPLLVAISLKVNDLTTKKTAGDYEASIEFGEYASPSFDNIVETVGQAKSYGVMSIEQCINEMYGDTWTDEQKADEIQRIKEQNGMLEADEPKVIDDYDQLDNSGDENAEEEL